A genomic segment from Fundulus heteroclitus isolate FHET01 chromosome 6, MU-UCD_Fhet_4.1, whole genome shotgun sequence encodes:
- the acsl3b gene encoding long-chain-fatty-acid--CoA ligase 3b — MKLKEDINPLLLQVFRSVVWVYSVITFLPWYFFSGAGSNLERSRRIKACSISGHPSGPYRATNSQEKLAALVHPGVETLDKMFEYAARRFPNRDCLGTREVLSEEDEPQPNGKVFKKVILGNYHWLTYEEAYHAAKCFGSGLAALNQKPHHNIAIFCETRAEWVIAAQACFMYNFPLVTLYATLGPKAIAHGLNETEVTHIITSNDLLQSRLKAILCDVPRLQYVIVVDVKPTRQTDMPRGITIYNMEAVKELGSKPVHLDRRQPEPSDIAVIMYTSGSTGIPKGVMISHGNLIAGIAGMAERIPNLNETDTYIGYLPLAHVLELSAELVCISHGCRIGYSSPQTLADQSSKIKKGSKGDTSVLKPTLMASVPEIMDRIYKNVMTKVDEMSKFQKTLFVLAYNYKIEQISKGYSTPLCDRLVFHKIRSLLGGKTRVLLSGGAPLSAATQRFMNVCMCCPVGQGYGLTETCGAGTISEAWDYSTGRVGAPLVCSEITLKDWEEGGYHSTDKPNPRGEILIGGPNVTMGYYKSEGKNHEDFFVDARGQRWFCTGDIGEFHPDGCLKIIDRKKDLVKLQAGEYVSLGKVEAVLKNCPFIDNICAYANSEESYVISFVVPNHKLLMGLAEQMQIKGTWEELCNNAQMEREVLRIITEAAISGKLERFEIPKKIRLSAEPWTPETGLVTDAFKLKRKELKTHYQEDIERLYGGK; from the exons ATGAAGCTGAAGGAGGACATAAACCCCCTGCTCCTGCAGGTGTTCCGCTCTGTCGTCTGGGTCTACTCTGTCATTACCTTCCTACCCTGGTACTTCTTTTCCGGGGCCGGAAGCAATTTGGAGCGATCCCGCCGGATCAAGGCCTGCTCCATCAGCGGACACCCGTCCGGGCCCTACAGGGCCACCAATAGCCAAGAGAAGCTGGCGGCATTGGTGCACCCAGGAGTCGAGACACTGGACAAAATGTTCGAGTATGCAGCGAGGAGGTTCCCAAACAGGGACTGTCTGGGTACCAGAGAGGTGCTGAGTGAGGAGGATGAGCCCCAACCAAACGGCAAGGTGTTCAAAAAG GTGATTCTTGGGAACTACCACTGGCTCACATATGAGGAAGCCTACCATGCAGCAAAGTGCTTTGGCAGCGGCCTGGCAGCTCTTAATCAGAAGCCTCACCACAACATCGCCATCTTCTGTGAGACCAGAGCGGAGTGGGTCATAGCAGCGCAGGCCTGCTTCATGTACAATTTCCCAC tcgTGACACTGTATGCCACGCTCGGGCCCAAAGCCATCGCTCATGGGCTGAATGAGACCGAGGTCACTCACATCATCACAAGCAACGACCTGCTTCAGAGCCGCCTTAAG GCCATTCTGTGCGATGTGCCGCGGCTGCAGTATGTCATCGTTGTGGACGTTAAGCCCAcgagacagacagacatgccCAGAGGTATCACGATCTACAACATGGAGGCTGTGAAGGAGCTGGGCTCCAAGCCTGTTCACC TGGACCGCAGACAGCCGGAGCCCTCGGACATCGCTGTCATCATGTACACCAGCGGCTCCACGGGCATCCCCAAGGGTGTGATGATCTCCCATGGCAACCTCATCGCTGGCATTGCAGGCATGGCCGAGCGGATCCCCAACCTCAA TGAGACAGACACCTACATTGGCTACCTACCATTGGCCCACGTTTTAGAGCTCAGCGCTGAACTGGTCTGCATCTCCCATGGCTGTCGCATTGGCTATTCCTCTCCTCAGACTCTAGCTGACCAG TCCTCCAAGATCAAGAAGGGCAGCAAAGGGGATACCAGTGTGCTGAAGCCGACTCTCATGGCATCTGTACCA GAGATCATGGATCGAATTTACAAAAACGTCATGACCAAAGTGGACGAGATGAGCAAATTTCAGAAGACGCTCTTCGTGTTGGCTTATAATTACAAGATAGAGCAGATCTCCAAGGGCTACAGCACGCCTCTCTGTGACAG GTTAGTTTTCCACAAAATCCGGTCTCTGTTGGGAGGTAAAACTCGGGTGCTGCTTTCTGGTGGCGCTCCGCTGTCGGCCGCCACGCAGCGCTTCATGAACGTGTGCATGTGCTGCCCTGTGGGACAGGGCTACGGCCTGACGGAGACTTGTGGAGCCGGCACCATCAGTGAGG CTTGGGATTACAGTACCGGACGCGTCGGCGCTCCGCTGGTTTGTTCAGAGATCACTCTGAAGGACTGGGAGGAGG GGGGTTACCACAGCACCGACAAACCCAACCCAAGGGGAGAGATCTTGATCGGAGGGCCGAACGTCACAATGGGTTACTACAAAAGCGAAGGCAAGAACCACGAGGACTTCTTCGTGGATGCGAGGGGCCAGCGGTGGTTCTGCACGGGAGACATAGGAGAGTTTCATCCCGACGGATGCCTGAAGATTATCG ACCGTAAAAAAGACTTGGTGAAGCTGCAGGCGGGTGAATACGTCTCTCTCGGAAAAGTAGAGGCTGTTTTGAAGAACTGCCCATTCATAGATAATATCTGTGCCTACGCCAACAG cGAGGAGTCATACGTGATCAGCTTCGTGGTTCCCAACCACAAACTGCTGATGGGACTGGCGGAGCAGATGCAGATAAAGGGCACGTGGGAAGAGCTCTGCAACAACGCCCAGATGGAGCGAGAGGTGCTGCGCATCATCACCGAGGCTGCCATCTCAG GTAAACTTGAGAGGTTTGAGATTCCCAAAAAAATCCGTCTGAGCGCCGAGCCATGGACACCGGAGACCGGCCTGGTCACCGACGCATTTAAACTGAAACGCAAGGAGCTCAAAACACACTACCAAGAAGACATTGAGAGGCTGTACGGTGGCAAATAA